From Polyodon spathula isolate WHYD16114869_AA chromosome 26, ASM1765450v1, whole genome shotgun sequence, one genomic window encodes:
- the LOC121301050 gene encoding cytochrome P450 3A27-like isoform X2, translating to MLRNSFKLCTDFHNLHKKDSRIYDGRLPILAVMDTAMIKTILVKECYSIFTNRRNLGLNGELYDALSIAEDEAWKRIRSVLSPSFTSGRLKQIFPIVKQYADTLLRNIQKKADAKETVQMKEIFGTYSMDVVTSTSFSVDIDSLNNPKDPFVANIKKMMKFTLFNPFLLILILFPFLLPLLKKLNIAFIPNSVMDFFYASFRKMKSDRKKNYHTAGSRVDFLQLMVDSQIPDKSAQSKTDEQPSKGLTDHEILSQAMIFVFAGYETTSTTLSFLTYNLATNPKAMMKLQEEIDRVLPNKAPVTYESLAAMEYLDMALNESLRLYPAAPRLDRVCKKTVEINGVTIPKGTVVTIPTYALHRDSKHWPDPEVFDPERFSKDKTENMDQYAYLPFGAGPRNCIGMRFAIILVKVAMVNLLQNLTFLPCKETQIPPELDIQGLLQTKKPIELKVVSRVPANNEE from the exons ATGCTTCGAAACAGTTTTAAGCTGTGCACTGACTTT CATAATCTGCACAAGAAAGATTCGAG GATTTATGATGGACGGTTGCCAATTTTGGCTGTGATGGACACAGCAATGATAAAAACAATCCTAGTTAAAGAGTGCTATAGCATCTTCACTAACCGGCGG aatttagGCTTGAACGGGGAATTGTATGATGCCCTGTCCATTGCGGAAGATGAGGCATGGAAAAGAATCCGCAGTGTGCTCTCGCCATCCTTCACCAGTGGAAGACTTAAACAG ATCTTCCCAATAGTCAAGCAGTATGCAGACACTTTGCTACGAAACATTCAGAAGAAAGCAGATGCCAAAGAGACTGTTCAAATGAAAGA GATCTTTGGTACATACAGTATGGATGTTGTCACTAGCACCTCCTTCAGTGTAGACATTGACTCTCTCAACAATCCTAAAGATCCCTTTGTAGCCAACATCAAGAAAATGATGAAATTCACCCTCTTTAACccatttttgttaattttaa TTCTGTTCccttttcttttgccattgtTGAAGAAATTAAATATTGCGTTTATTCCAAATTCGGTTATGGATTTCTTCTACGCATCGTTTCGGAAAATGAAGTCTGACCGGAAGAAGAATTACCATACT GCAGGTAGCAGGGTAGATTTCTTGCAGCTGATGGTAGATTCTCAGATTCCAGATAAAAGCGCTCAATCCAAAACAGATGAACAGCCTTCAAAAG GTCTGACAGACCATGAGATCCTGTCTCAGGCTATGATCTTTGTTTTCGCTGGCTATGAAACCACTAGCACCACTCTCTCCTTCCTGACATATAACCTGGCAACCAACCCCAAGGCAATGATGAAGCTGCAGGAGGAGATAGATCGAGTCCTTCCAAACAAG GCTCCTGTGACCTATGAATCGCTGGCGGCGATGGAGTACCTGGACATGGCACTGAATGAGTCCCTGAGACTGTACCCTGCAGCACCCCGGCTTGACAGGGTCTGTAAGAAGACCGTAGAGATCAATGGGGTTACCATCCCCAAGGGCACTGTCGTCACGATACCCACTTACGCTCTGCACCGCGACTCAAAACACTGGCCGGACCCTGAAGTCTTTGATCCTGAAAG GTTCAGCAAAGACAAGACAGAAAACATGGACCAGTATGCCTACCTACCATTTGGAGCGGGTCCTCGTAATTGCATTGGAATGAGGTTTGCTATCATCCTCGTGAAAGTGGCGATGGTTAACTTGCTTCAGAACCTCACCTTTCTTCCCTGCAAGGAGACTCAG ATCCCCCCTGAGCTGGATATCCAAGGACTGCTCCAGACGAAAAAACCCATCGAGCTGAAGGTTGTCTCCCGGGTTCCTGCTAACAACGAAGAATGA
- the LOC121300640 gene encoding forkhead box protein K1-like isoform X1 — MLFLSFTDTEASFFWQQCCDSQSVCVCINTEKKMADFEDDTGARALLALKSAPCSPVRVAAEPVYPLLSISAAITTLPPPRALARLEGRDFEFVMRQKTVTVGRNSSHGSVDVNMGHSSFISRRHLQISFDEPHFYLRCLGKNGVFVDGGFQRRGAPPLQLPRECTFRFPSTVIKIQFTTLYHRVEVKEEAPLSPVRPLFPQISPLKINIPDPDFRSMISPLPSPTGTISVPNSCPVSPRGAGSSGYRFGRNITSDLQLAAEFAAKAVSEQQAETSGGDSPKDDSKPPYSYAQLIVQAISSAQDRQLTLSGIYAHITKHYPYYRTADKGWQNSIRHNLSLNRYFIKVPRSQEEPGKGSFWRIDPSSEAKLVEQAFRKRRQRGVSCFRTPFGPLSSRTKSAPASPTHPGLLSPHSSGLQTPECLSREGSPIPHDHDFGSKLASVPEYRYTQSAPGSPVSAQPVIMAVPPQQSTVVGKPLTYMPASLITSQRPSGHAIHVVQQAPTVTMVRVVTNSASASNGYILANANPAGSMLGGGENIGEAKGVTDERPVVTYTTIPTASRVIQAVSTHVSQGSGGQTFTFVQQAAPISLGQHQLPVRAITQNGKHAFPMTSVAGNAYTITNPLQILAAQASTSSPVMVSKPPTAESEQPASSLGEPEAKRPRNEDGSGAPVPRPVIVAVAPQPQDDHE; from the exons atgttgtttctttctttcacagATACAGAAGCGAGTTTCTTCTGGCAGCAGTGCTGCGattctcagagtgtgtgtgtgtgcataaacACAGAGAAGAAGATGGCTGATTTTGAGGATGATACCGGAGCCCGGGCCCTGTTGGCTCTCAAATCTGCGCCTTGCAGCCCGGTTCGCGTAGCGGCCGAGCCCGTATACCCACTCCTCTCAATTTCGGCCGCGATCACCACCTTGCCTCCTCCGCGGGCCTTGGCGCGGCTGGAAGGCCGGGATTTCGAGTTTGTTATGCGGCAGAAGACGGTGACTGTGGGTCGAAACTCGTCACACGGCTCTGTGGACGTGAACATGGGCCATTCGAGCTTCATCTCACGGCGGCACTTACAGATTTCTTTCGACGAGCCGCATTTTTACCTGCGCTGTCTCGGGAAGAACGGCGTGTTTGTAGACGGGGGGTTCCAAAGGAGAGGGGCTCCTCCACTCCAGCTACCCCGAGA gtgTACTTTTCGATTCCCCAGCACTGTCATTAAGATCCAGTTCACCACGCTGTATCACAGAGTGGAAGTGAAAGAGGAGGCGCCCTTGTCCCCGGTGCGACCCCTGTTCCCCCAGATTTCTCCTCTGAAAATCAACATTCCCGATCCGGACTTCAGGAGCATGATCAGCCCTTTGCCTTCCCCAACTGGCACCATCAG TGTTCCCAATTCCTGCCCGGTCAGTCCACGGGGCGCTGGATCTTCAGGATATCGGTTTGGACGAAATATTACCTCAGACTTGCAGCTGGCTGCAGAATTCGCTGCAAAAGCTGTGTCAGAACAGCAGGCTGAGACATCAGGAGGCGACAGCCCCAAG GACGATTCAAAGCCTCCTTACTCCTACGCACAGCTCATCGTTCAAGCAATCTCTTCAGCTCAGGACAGACAGTTAACACTAAGTGGGATCTACGCCCACATCACCAAACATTACCCCTATTACAGGACTGCTGATAAAGGCTGGCAG AACTCCATCCGGCACAATCTGTCTCTGAACCGTTACTTCATCAAAGTGCCCCGGTCCCAGGAGGAGCCGGGAAAGGGCTCCTTCTGGAGGATTGACCCCTCCTCTGAGGCCAAGCTGGTGGAGCAAGCCTTCCGCAAGCGGCGGCAGAGAGGTGTGTCCTGCTTCCGCACCCCCTTCGGCCCCCTCTCCTCCAG AACCAA GAGCGCACCTGCCTCGCCGACCCACCCCGGCCTCCTCTCACCTCACTCTAGTGGCCTGCAGACTCCCGAGTGCCTGTCTCGAGAGGGCTCTCCCATCCCTCATGACCACGACTTTGGGTCCAAGCTGGCCTCTGTCCCCGAGTACCGGTACACCCAGAGCGCTCCAG GTTCACCGGTGAGTGCCCAGCCAGTCATCATGGCAGTTCCGCCCCAGCAGTCCACTGTAGTAGGAAAACCTTTGACCTACATGCCTGCCTCTTTGATAACCTCCCAGCGGCCATCAGGCCATGCCATTCATGTCGTCCAGCAAGCACCCACCGTGACAATGGTCCGAGTGGTGACCAATTCAGCCAGCGCCTCCAATGGATACATCCTAGCCAATGCAAACCCTGCTGGCTCCATGCTGGGAGGTGGAGAGAATATAGGGGAGGCAAAAG GCGTGACCGATGAGAGACCTGTGGTGACGTACACGACGATTCCAACTGCCAGCCGGGTGATCCAGGCAGTCAGCACCCACGTGAGCCAGGGCTCTGGGGGACAGACGTTCACCTTCGTCCAGCAGGCAGCGCCCATCTCCCTGGGCCAGCACCAGCTCCCTGTGCGGGCGATCACACAGAACGGGAAGCACGCATTCCCCATGACCAGCGTTGCTGGAAATGCGTACA ccatCACAAATCCACTTCAGATCTTAGCTGCCCAGGCCAGCACCTCCTCCCCTGTCATGGTGAGCAAGCCCCCCACTGCAGAGTCTGAGCAGCCTGCTTCTTCCTTAGGTGAGCCTGAGGCTAAGAGGCCAAGGAACGAGGATGGCAGTGGGGCACCTGTTCCTCGTCCTGTTATCGTGGCAGTGGCACCTCAGCCGCAGGATGACCACGAATAA
- the LOC121300640 gene encoding forkhead box protein K1-like isoform X2, with amino-acid sequence MLFLSFTDTEASFFWQQCCDSQSVCVCINTEKKMADFEDDTGARALLALKSAPCSPVRVAAEPVYPLLSISAAITTLPPPRALARLEGRDFEFVMRQKTVTVGRNSSHGSVDVNMGHSSFISRRHLQISFDEPHFYLRCLGKNGVFVDGGFQRRGAPPLQLPRECTFRFPSTVIKIQFTTLYHRVEVKEEAPLSPVRPLFPQISPLKINIPDPDFRSMISPLPSPTGTISVPNSCPVSPRGAGSSGYRFGRNITSDLQLAAEFAAKAVSEQQAETSGGDSPKDDSKPPYSYAQLIVQAISSAQDRQLTLSGIYAHITKHYPYYRTADKGWQNSIRHNLSLNRYFIKVPRSQEEPGKGSFWRIDPSSEAKLVEQAFRKRRQRGVSCFRTPFGPLSSRSAPASPTHPGLLSPHSSGLQTPECLSREGSPIPHDHDFGSKLASVPEYRYTQSAPGSPVSAQPVIMAVPPQQSTVVGKPLTYMPASLITSQRPSGHAIHVVQQAPTVTMVRVVTNSASASNGYILANANPAGSMLGGGENIGEAKGVTDERPVVTYTTIPTASRVIQAVSTHVSQGSGGQTFTFVQQAAPISLGQHQLPVRAITQNGKHAFPMTSVAGNAYTITNPLQILAAQASTSSPVMVSKPPTAESEQPASSLGEPEAKRPRNEDGSGAPVPRPVIVAVAPQPQDDHE; translated from the exons atgttgtttctttctttcacagATACAGAAGCGAGTTTCTTCTGGCAGCAGTGCTGCGattctcagagtgtgtgtgtgtgcataaacACAGAGAAGAAGATGGCTGATTTTGAGGATGATACCGGAGCCCGGGCCCTGTTGGCTCTCAAATCTGCGCCTTGCAGCCCGGTTCGCGTAGCGGCCGAGCCCGTATACCCACTCCTCTCAATTTCGGCCGCGATCACCACCTTGCCTCCTCCGCGGGCCTTGGCGCGGCTGGAAGGCCGGGATTTCGAGTTTGTTATGCGGCAGAAGACGGTGACTGTGGGTCGAAACTCGTCACACGGCTCTGTGGACGTGAACATGGGCCATTCGAGCTTCATCTCACGGCGGCACTTACAGATTTCTTTCGACGAGCCGCATTTTTACCTGCGCTGTCTCGGGAAGAACGGCGTGTTTGTAGACGGGGGGTTCCAAAGGAGAGGGGCTCCTCCACTCCAGCTACCCCGAGA gtgTACTTTTCGATTCCCCAGCACTGTCATTAAGATCCAGTTCACCACGCTGTATCACAGAGTGGAAGTGAAAGAGGAGGCGCCCTTGTCCCCGGTGCGACCCCTGTTCCCCCAGATTTCTCCTCTGAAAATCAACATTCCCGATCCGGACTTCAGGAGCATGATCAGCCCTTTGCCTTCCCCAACTGGCACCATCAG TGTTCCCAATTCCTGCCCGGTCAGTCCACGGGGCGCTGGATCTTCAGGATATCGGTTTGGACGAAATATTACCTCAGACTTGCAGCTGGCTGCAGAATTCGCTGCAAAAGCTGTGTCAGAACAGCAGGCTGAGACATCAGGAGGCGACAGCCCCAAG GACGATTCAAAGCCTCCTTACTCCTACGCACAGCTCATCGTTCAAGCAATCTCTTCAGCTCAGGACAGACAGTTAACACTAAGTGGGATCTACGCCCACATCACCAAACATTACCCCTATTACAGGACTGCTGATAAAGGCTGGCAG AACTCCATCCGGCACAATCTGTCTCTGAACCGTTACTTCATCAAAGTGCCCCGGTCCCAGGAGGAGCCGGGAAAGGGCTCCTTCTGGAGGATTGACCCCTCCTCTGAGGCCAAGCTGGTGGAGCAAGCCTTCCGCAAGCGGCGGCAGAGAGGTGTGTCCTGCTTCCGCACCCCCTTCGGCCCCCTCTCCTCCAG GAGCGCACCTGCCTCGCCGACCCACCCCGGCCTCCTCTCACCTCACTCTAGTGGCCTGCAGACTCCCGAGTGCCTGTCTCGAGAGGGCTCTCCCATCCCTCATGACCACGACTTTGGGTCCAAGCTGGCCTCTGTCCCCGAGTACCGGTACACCCAGAGCGCTCCAG GTTCACCGGTGAGTGCCCAGCCAGTCATCATGGCAGTTCCGCCCCAGCAGTCCACTGTAGTAGGAAAACCTTTGACCTACATGCCTGCCTCTTTGATAACCTCCCAGCGGCCATCAGGCCATGCCATTCATGTCGTCCAGCAAGCACCCACCGTGACAATGGTCCGAGTGGTGACCAATTCAGCCAGCGCCTCCAATGGATACATCCTAGCCAATGCAAACCCTGCTGGCTCCATGCTGGGAGGTGGAGAGAATATAGGGGAGGCAAAAG GCGTGACCGATGAGAGACCTGTGGTGACGTACACGACGATTCCAACTGCCAGCCGGGTGATCCAGGCAGTCAGCACCCACGTGAGCCAGGGCTCTGGGGGACAGACGTTCACCTTCGTCCAGCAGGCAGCGCCCATCTCCCTGGGCCAGCACCAGCTCCCTGTGCGGGCGATCACACAGAACGGGAAGCACGCATTCCCCATGACCAGCGTTGCTGGAAATGCGTACA ccatCACAAATCCACTTCAGATCTTAGCTGCCCAGGCCAGCACCTCCTCCCCTGTCATGGTGAGCAAGCCCCCCACTGCAGAGTCTGAGCAGCCTGCTTCTTCCTTAGGTGAGCCTGAGGCTAAGAGGCCAAGGAACGAGGATGGCAGTGGGGCACCTGTTCCTCGTCCTGTTATCGTGGCAGTGGCACCTCAGCCGCAGGATGACCACGAATAA
- the LOC121301050 gene encoding cytochrome P450 3A27-like isoform X4 — MDTAMIKTILVKECYSIFTNRRNLGLNGELYDALSIAEDEAWKRIRSVLSPSFTSGRLKQIFPIVKQYADTLLRNIQKKADAKETVQMKEIFGTYSMDVVTSTSFSVDIDSLNNPKDPFVANIKKMMKFTLFNPFLLILILFPFLLPLLKKLNIAFIPNSVMDFFYASFRKMKSDRKKNYHTAGSRVDFLQLMVDSQIPDKSAQSKTDEQPSKGLTDHEILSQAMIFVFAGYETTSTTLSFLTYNLATNPKAMMKLQEEIDRVLPNKAPVTYESLAAMEYLDMALNESLRLYPAAPRLDRVCKKTVEINGVTIPKGTVVTIPTYALHRDSKHWPDPEVFDPERFSKDKTENMDQYAYLPFGAGPRNCIGMRFAIILVKVAMVNLLQNLTFLPCKETQIPPELDIQGLLQTKKPIELKVVSRVPANNEE, encoded by the exons ATGGACACAGCAATGATAAAAACAATCCTAGTTAAAGAGTGCTATAGCATCTTCACTAACCGGCGG aatttagGCTTGAACGGGGAATTGTATGATGCCCTGTCCATTGCGGAAGATGAGGCATGGAAAAGAATCCGCAGTGTGCTCTCGCCATCCTTCACCAGTGGAAGACTTAAACAG ATCTTCCCAATAGTCAAGCAGTATGCAGACACTTTGCTACGAAACATTCAGAAGAAAGCAGATGCCAAAGAGACTGTTCAAATGAAAGA GATCTTTGGTACATACAGTATGGATGTTGTCACTAGCACCTCCTTCAGTGTAGACATTGACTCTCTCAACAATCCTAAAGATCCCTTTGTAGCCAACATCAAGAAAATGATGAAATTCACCCTCTTTAACccatttttgttaattttaa TTCTGTTCccttttcttttgccattgtTGAAGAAATTAAATATTGCGTTTATTCCAAATTCGGTTATGGATTTCTTCTACGCATCGTTTCGGAAAATGAAGTCTGACCGGAAGAAGAATTACCATACT GCAGGTAGCAGGGTAGATTTCTTGCAGCTGATGGTAGATTCTCAGATTCCAGATAAAAGCGCTCAATCCAAAACAGATGAACAGCCTTCAAAAG GTCTGACAGACCATGAGATCCTGTCTCAGGCTATGATCTTTGTTTTCGCTGGCTATGAAACCACTAGCACCACTCTCTCCTTCCTGACATATAACCTGGCAACCAACCCCAAGGCAATGATGAAGCTGCAGGAGGAGATAGATCGAGTCCTTCCAAACAAG GCTCCTGTGACCTATGAATCGCTGGCGGCGATGGAGTACCTGGACATGGCACTGAATGAGTCCCTGAGACTGTACCCTGCAGCACCCCGGCTTGACAGGGTCTGTAAGAAGACCGTAGAGATCAATGGGGTTACCATCCCCAAGGGCACTGTCGTCACGATACCCACTTACGCTCTGCACCGCGACTCAAAACACTGGCCGGACCCTGAAGTCTTTGATCCTGAAAG GTTCAGCAAAGACAAGACAGAAAACATGGACCAGTATGCCTACCTACCATTTGGAGCGGGTCCTCGTAATTGCATTGGAATGAGGTTTGCTATCATCCTCGTGAAAGTGGCGATGGTTAACTTGCTTCAGAACCTCACCTTTCTTCCCTGCAAGGAGACTCAG ATCCCCCCTGAGCTGGATATCCAAGGACTGCTCCAGACGAAAAAACCCATCGAGCTGAAGGTTGTCTCCCGGGTTCCTGCTAACAACGAAGAATGA
- the LOC121301050 gene encoding cytochrome P450 3A27-like isoform X3, with protein sequence MGCFKKYGRMWGIYDGRLPILAVMDTAMIKTILVKECYSIFTNRRNLGLNGELYDALSIAEDEAWKRIRSVLSPSFTSGRLKQIFPIVKQYADTLLRNIQKKADAKETVQMKEIFGTYSMDVVTSTSFSVDIDSLNNPKDPFVANIKKMMKFTLFNPFLLILILFPFLLPLLKKLNIAFIPNSVMDFFYASFRKMKSDRKKNYHTAGSRVDFLQLMVDSQIPDKSAQSKTDEQPSKGLTDHEILSQAMIFVFAGYETTSTTLSFLTYNLATNPKAMMKLQEEIDRVLPNKAPVTYESLAAMEYLDMALNESLRLYPAAPRLDRVCKKTVEINGVTIPKGTVVTIPTYALHRDSKHWPDPEVFDPERFSKDKTENMDQYAYLPFGAGPRNCIGMRFAIILVKVAMVNLLQNLTFLPCKETQIPPELDIQGLLQTKKPIELKVVSRVPANNEE encoded by the exons ATGGGCTGTTTTAAGAAGTACGGAAGAATGTGGGG GATTTATGATGGACGGTTGCCAATTTTGGCTGTGATGGACACAGCAATGATAAAAACAATCCTAGTTAAAGAGTGCTATAGCATCTTCACTAACCGGCGG aatttagGCTTGAACGGGGAATTGTATGATGCCCTGTCCATTGCGGAAGATGAGGCATGGAAAAGAATCCGCAGTGTGCTCTCGCCATCCTTCACCAGTGGAAGACTTAAACAG ATCTTCCCAATAGTCAAGCAGTATGCAGACACTTTGCTACGAAACATTCAGAAGAAAGCAGATGCCAAAGAGACTGTTCAAATGAAAGA GATCTTTGGTACATACAGTATGGATGTTGTCACTAGCACCTCCTTCAGTGTAGACATTGACTCTCTCAACAATCCTAAAGATCCCTTTGTAGCCAACATCAAGAAAATGATGAAATTCACCCTCTTTAACccatttttgttaattttaa TTCTGTTCccttttcttttgccattgtTGAAGAAATTAAATATTGCGTTTATTCCAAATTCGGTTATGGATTTCTTCTACGCATCGTTTCGGAAAATGAAGTCTGACCGGAAGAAGAATTACCATACT GCAGGTAGCAGGGTAGATTTCTTGCAGCTGATGGTAGATTCTCAGATTCCAGATAAAAGCGCTCAATCCAAAACAGATGAACAGCCTTCAAAAG GTCTGACAGACCATGAGATCCTGTCTCAGGCTATGATCTTTGTTTTCGCTGGCTATGAAACCACTAGCACCACTCTCTCCTTCCTGACATATAACCTGGCAACCAACCCCAAGGCAATGATGAAGCTGCAGGAGGAGATAGATCGAGTCCTTCCAAACAAG GCTCCTGTGACCTATGAATCGCTGGCGGCGATGGAGTACCTGGACATGGCACTGAATGAGTCCCTGAGACTGTACCCTGCAGCACCCCGGCTTGACAGGGTCTGTAAGAAGACCGTAGAGATCAATGGGGTTACCATCCCCAAGGGCACTGTCGTCACGATACCCACTTACGCTCTGCACCGCGACTCAAAACACTGGCCGGACCCTGAAGTCTTTGATCCTGAAAG GTTCAGCAAAGACAAGACAGAAAACATGGACCAGTATGCCTACCTACCATTTGGAGCGGGTCCTCGTAATTGCATTGGAATGAGGTTTGCTATCATCCTCGTGAAAGTGGCGATGGTTAACTTGCTTCAGAACCTCACCTTTCTTCCCTGCAAGGAGACTCAG ATCCCCCCTGAGCTGGATATCCAAGGACTGCTCCAGACGAAAAAACCCATCGAGCTGAAGGTTGTCTCCCGGGTTCCTGCTAACAACGAAGAATGA
- the LOC121300495 gene encoding AP-5 complex subunit zeta-1-like, whose product MFTAGAESLIKQAREIQDEDLQKFYIRVSKLLHGKDFGNETVDCLQRLYLIVSATKYSRELPEDVLQMLQDLLCSPKTTEQFQALSCAILRESIPCDIRNLSSEEANSKTMSHVAEVTLAHVSNFKTVYAT is encoded by the exons ATGTTCACTGCGGGAGCGGAGAGTTTGATCAAACAGGCCAG AGAAATACAAGATGAAGACCTGCAGAAATTCTATATCCGTGTATCCAAACTCCTCCACGGTAAAGACTTCGGAAATGAAACCGTGGATTGCCTGCAGAGACTTTACCTCATTGTTTCAGCAACAAAATACAGCCGGGA ATTGCCCGAGGATGTCCTTCAGATGCTGCAGGACCTGCTGTGCTCCCCCAAGACCACTGAGCAGTTCCAGGCACTGTCTTGTGCCATTCTAAGGGAGAGCATTCCTTGTGACATCCGGAACCTATCCAGTGAGGAGGCTAACAGTAAAACCATGAGCCATGTAGCTGAGGTGACTCTTGCACATGTAAGCAACTTCAAAACAGTTTATGCTACCTGA
- the LOC121301050 gene encoding cytochrome P450 3A27-like isoform X1 — translation MPFLPAFSMATWTLLALFFTLLFVYGIWPHRLFKKLGIPGPRPLPFIGTFLEYRKGIHGFDMGCFKKYGRMWGIYDGRLPILAVMDTAMIKTILVKECYSIFTNRRNLGLNGELYDALSIAEDEAWKRIRSVLSPSFTSGRLKQIFPIVKQYADTLLRNIQKKADAKETVQMKEIFGTYSMDVVTSTSFSVDIDSLNNPKDPFVANIKKMMKFTLFNPFLLILILFPFLLPLLKKLNIAFIPNSVMDFFYASFRKMKSDRKKNYHTAGSRVDFLQLMVDSQIPDKSAQSKTDEQPSKGLTDHEILSQAMIFVFAGYETTSTTLSFLTYNLATNPKAMMKLQEEIDRVLPNKAPVTYESLAAMEYLDMALNESLRLYPAAPRLDRVCKKTVEINGVTIPKGTVVTIPTYALHRDSKHWPDPEVFDPERFSKDKTENMDQYAYLPFGAGPRNCIGMRFAIILVKVAMVNLLQNLTFLPCKETQIPPELDIQGLLQTKKPIELKVVSRVPANNEE, via the exons ATGCCTTTCCTGCCAGCGTTTTCAATGGCGACTTGGACTCTGCTTGCCTTATTCTTTACGCTACTATTTGT gtatGGGATTTGGCCACATAGATTATTTAAAAAGCTTGGGATTCCTGGGCCTAGACCCTTGCCCTTCATAGGGACTTTTTTGGAATACAGGAAG GGTATTCACGGATTTGATATGGGCTGTTTTAAGAAGTACGGAAGAATGTGGGG GATTTATGATGGACGGTTGCCAATTTTGGCTGTGATGGACACAGCAATGATAAAAACAATCCTAGTTAAAGAGTGCTATAGCATCTTCACTAACCGGCGG aatttagGCTTGAACGGGGAATTGTATGATGCCCTGTCCATTGCGGAAGATGAGGCATGGAAAAGAATCCGCAGTGTGCTCTCGCCATCCTTCACCAGTGGAAGACTTAAACAG ATCTTCCCAATAGTCAAGCAGTATGCAGACACTTTGCTACGAAACATTCAGAAGAAAGCAGATGCCAAAGAGACTGTTCAAATGAAAGA GATCTTTGGTACATACAGTATGGATGTTGTCACTAGCACCTCCTTCAGTGTAGACATTGACTCTCTCAACAATCCTAAAGATCCCTTTGTAGCCAACATCAAGAAAATGATGAAATTCACCCTCTTTAACccatttttgttaattttaa TTCTGTTCccttttcttttgccattgtTGAAGAAATTAAATATTGCGTTTATTCCAAATTCGGTTATGGATTTCTTCTACGCATCGTTTCGGAAAATGAAGTCTGACCGGAAGAAGAATTACCATACT GCAGGTAGCAGGGTAGATTTCTTGCAGCTGATGGTAGATTCTCAGATTCCAGATAAAAGCGCTCAATCCAAAACAGATGAACAGCCTTCAAAAG GTCTGACAGACCATGAGATCCTGTCTCAGGCTATGATCTTTGTTTTCGCTGGCTATGAAACCACTAGCACCACTCTCTCCTTCCTGACATATAACCTGGCAACCAACCCCAAGGCAATGATGAAGCTGCAGGAGGAGATAGATCGAGTCCTTCCAAACAAG GCTCCTGTGACCTATGAATCGCTGGCGGCGATGGAGTACCTGGACATGGCACTGAATGAGTCCCTGAGACTGTACCCTGCAGCACCCCGGCTTGACAGGGTCTGTAAGAAGACCGTAGAGATCAATGGGGTTACCATCCCCAAGGGCACTGTCGTCACGATACCCACTTACGCTCTGCACCGCGACTCAAAACACTGGCCGGACCCTGAAGTCTTTGATCCTGAAAG GTTCAGCAAAGACAAGACAGAAAACATGGACCAGTATGCCTACCTACCATTTGGAGCGGGTCCTCGTAATTGCATTGGAATGAGGTTTGCTATCATCCTCGTGAAAGTGGCGATGGTTAACTTGCTTCAGAACCTCACCTTTCTTCCCTGCAAGGAGACTCAG ATCCCCCCTGAGCTGGATATCCAAGGACTGCTCCAGACGAAAAAACCCATCGAGCTGAAGGTTGTCTCCCGGGTTCCTGCTAACAACGAAGAATGA